GCTCTCCTTCTCTTATCTGCCCCGTTTCCTGTCCCGCTGAAATGAGGCTCACAGTCGGAGTTATCAGGTCATAGTCTTTCAAAAGGCTTTTTATGACCTCAGGCGTTGCGTTTGACCAGTATGCCTGCATCATAAGGACAAAAAGCTTGAGACTGCGCCCGTTTTCCCCAAAAACGCACAGCACCTTATCCGCAACATCTCTGAGCGTCTGAATCGGGTTTTCATTTACAGACAGCATCTGTTTTATGAATTTCTGACTGTCCGCCCCTTCTTTAATAAGTTCAAAATAGACTTTTTCTTTTGATTCAAAATAATTAAAAAACACGCCG
This DNA window, taken from Bacillota bacterium, encodes the following:
- a CDS encoding TetR/AcrR family transcriptional regulator yields the protein MNQREQQRVNREKQIRECCLDLFISHGYAAAGIRDIAKKLNIATGVFFNYFESKEKVYFELIKEGADSQKFIKQMLSVNENPIQTLRDVADKVLCVFGENGRSLKLFVLMMQAYWSNATPEVIKSLLKDYDLITPTVSLISAGQETGQIREGEPKALSAAFWSALQGLALNKSISPDLPFPKSDWIVAILKP